AGTTCATCGTGGGCGAACGAGAGCCTGATGTTCTGTGTACCCCGCCGCGTCGCCATGCGCCCTACCATGATCACCTCGGGCATGTTTTCAACGCTGTAGTCAAGGAAGACCAGATCGGCCGAGCCGCGCTCCCTGTGTGCAGCCGCCGAAGGGGCCATCGAAACATCGGCTGCCTCACGAGCAGGAGCATCGTTGAGGCCATCGCCGACCACTATGACTTCGCAGCCGTGAGATGCGAGAAATTCTAGGCGAGCGACCTTGTCGTGGGTAAGGATGCCTCCCGTTGCTTGATCGATCTCCACGGAACTTGCTGCCTCGGCGACCACGTTCGTGTCGTCACCCGACAGAATCGCTGCAGACTGTTCGGGCCGACGCATCCCACCTACCGCTTCGGATGCGCTTGGCCGCAGCCTGGCCATGATCTCGATGCAGCCCTGCGCGCGACCGCCGGCGGAATTCCAGGTGGCGACCTCAGCGTCTCTCTTGAGCTGCGGTGTGACTCTGTCGCGGCAGCCTAGCCTCTTGCCGATGTCGCGACTGGCGAGAACGATCTCACGGTCATAGAACGGGCGCGCAAGACCGATCTCGAGCGCCACTTCGAGTCCGGGCGCGCAACAGCTCACCGTTCATTCCTCCGGGCGCGCCATCGCCTTATAGGCGTGCCATGTTGCGTGGCCGAGCAGCGGGAAGATGAGGATCATGCCAACCAGTCCCGTCGCCACGCAGACAGCGAATAGCACCAGCACCATGGCGCCCCACCCGATCATCGTCGGCAGGTTGTTCCAGACCAGCTTCATGCTCGTCGCCATGGCGGTCAGCGCATCGATACGGCGGTCGAGCAACATAGGTACCGCGAAGACGCTGACCGAGAAGGCGAAGGCGGCGAACAAGCCGCCGATGGCCGTACCGATCACAAGCATCGCCCAGCCGGAAGCTGTGCCAAGCAGAATGCCGACGACATGACCGAGGCCCGGAAAGGCGGTCACCCCGAAGAACAGCGACCAGAGCAGGACTGCGGCGCGCGTCCACAGGAGCATCAACAGGCTGAGCAGGAGCCCGGTGAAGAACACCTGCGCGCCCGCCCTTGGCCTGACGCGCACCATCGATCCGAGCGTGATCGACCTGCCTTCCCCAATCGCCCGGCTCTTCTCGTACAGTCCGATGGCAAGAAAGGGCGCGACAATCAAGAATCCGGCCAGCGCCGGAAACAGGATGTAGTCGCGGCCGAATCCGACGAGGGTCCAGACGAAAGCGAACGATAACAGGAACACACCGACGCCGTATGCCAGGCTCGATGATGGTCCGTTCCAAAAATCTTGCCACCCGGCAGCAAGCCAGCGTCGTCCTTCGAGCATCGGCAGATTGCGCTGAAGGGCCGGGTCACGGGTCTCGCCGATCCCAGACGTTTCGCTGAGCAACCAGTATCCCTCGTCGGCTTCGCCCATGGTTTTCTCCCTCAGCAGGCCGACTTTGCGGCGCGGTAGCCGCCCTCGCCGTCGGCGGACTTCAGATGTTCGACGCATTCGGGCTGCGAATGGAACGCGACGTAGACGAGATGCGCGTTTGCCCCGGCGAAGATGAGCAAGACTGCCGGGACCAGGATCCAGGTCAGCCATCCACCGGGAACACGCGCGCGTCCTGTCATGGTTGCTCCGTCCCAAGGTCGTGGACATAAACAGCCAGCGTCCGCATTTCCGCAGTCGTCAGGCGCTCGTCCCACGTCGGCATGTGCCCCTGACGGCCGCCATGCACGGAAGCGATGATGGTGTCGAGATCGCCGCCATAGACCCAGTACGGATCGCTGAGATTCGGCGCGCCGATCTCCTGATCTCCTTGCGCGTTCTCGCCGTGGCATGCAGCGCAAGTCGTCACGAACACCTCACGGCCCGCATTGATGCGGTCAAGGTTCTCTGGTGTCGAATAGTCAGGATGTGTCAGGGAGTACACATAGGTGGCAACGCTGCGAACCTGTTCGCGATCGAGCATCTCGTCACGGCCGAAGGCCGGCATCTGAGAGACCCGGCTCTCGGGATGCGCGGTGTTGATGCCGACACGCATCGTCTGCTCGATGAGTTCGGGACCGCCGCCCCACAACCAGTCATCGTCTGTGAGGTCGGGGTAGTTGGCGCGGCCCCTGCCGTCGCGGCCGTGGCACGCAGCGCAGTTGTCACCGAACAGCTGCCGCCCTGTGTCGCGCACGGTCCGCATCAACGCCTCGTCGGCGAGGATCGTGTCATAGGGCTCGCTCTCCAGCCGTGTCGTCCAGCCAGAGCGCTGCTGCTGGCCGTCGATGACCCGGGCTTCGACCGTCGTCTGCTGGTCTATACCCAGAAGCCCCTTCGTATAGGTCACGCCAAGCGGCCAGGCAGGCACCATAAACCACCAGAAGATCGCCCAGACGTGGGTGACGATCAGGAACATCAGCACCCCGCGCGGGATCGGCGTATCCAGTTCCTTGATGCCGTTCCATTCGTGGCCCGTCGTCTCGCGCCCGGTGACGGGGTCGCGTTCTACGTCCGCCATGGCGTGTCGTCCCGTTCGAGGATGCTGTGCTTGGCCCGGTCGAACTGCTTCCTATTCCTCGGCAAGAAGGCGTAAACGCAGACGCAGAGGAAGAAGGCCATCATGTAGAACAAGCCCCAGCTCTTGGAGAAGGCGACCAATGTTTCGTGACTGAAGTCCATATCTGCCTTCTCAGTCTTCCGGTTCCGGTGGCTGTTCGGTAGCAGCGGTGTTCTGATAGGCGGCATCGGTCAGCCGTCCCAGCACCTGCAGATAGGCGACGAGAGCATCCATCTCGGTGACTTGCGTCGTGACGCCATCGAAGGCGCTAACGGTGGTATCCTCGCCATAGCGCTCGGTCACGCCGGATGCGAAGTCGGTGTCGGGCGTCGCCTGGCCGTAAGCATCGCGCGCGGCGTTTTCGACCATCTCCCCTGTGTAGGGCACGCCCAGCGCCCGCTGCGCCGCGAGATGTCTTGGCAGGTCGTCCATCCTCAGTGGTGTGCGCGCCAGCCAGCGATAGGCGGGCATGTTGGATTCGGGCACGACATCGCGCGGATTGTTGAGATGCGCGACATGCCAGAAATCGGAGTACTTGCCGCCCACGCGGGCAAGGTCCGGCCCGGTCCGTTTCGAACCCCAAAGCATCGGCCGGTCGTATCGGGACTCGACCGCCAGCGAATAGGGGCCGTAGCGCTCGACCTCGTCGCGCAGCGTCCTGATCATCTGGCTATGGCAGGCGTAGCAGCCCTCGCGGACATAGATGTTGCGTCCGGCCAGTTCGAGCGGCGTGTAAAGCCGCATGTCGGGCGCTTCCTCGACAGTCTCGTCGATGGTGAACAGGGGCGCGATTTCGACGATGCCACCAACGCTGGCCGCCGCGATGATGGCGATGACGAAGCCGATGGCCGAACGTTCGAGCTTGCGATGGAAGAGCTCAGACATCGGTCATTCTCCCGGCACGGCTGCGGGCTGGACAGGCGCATCGGAACGCAGGGCAGCGAGCGGAGCCGCCCTCACCGTCATCCAGATGTTGTAGCAGCCGACGATTGCGCCGATCAGGAACAGGAGGCCGCCGAAGGCACGGGCGATGTAGTAGGGATACATGGCGACCAGACTGTCCACGAAGGAATAGGCAAGCGCGCCTTCCTGCGTGTACGTCCTCCACATCAGCCCCTGGATTATGCCCGAGTTCCACATCGCGAAGACGTAGATCACTGTCCCGGCGATCGCGAGCCAGAAGTGGACTTCGACCAAGGTCGCGGAGTACATGCGCTCGCGTTTCCAGAGGCTCGGGACCAGCGTGTAGAGCGAGCCGAAGGTGATGAGCGCCACCCAACCAAGAGCGCCCGCGTGGACGTGGCCGACGGTCCAGTCCGTGTAGTGGCTCAAAGCGTTCACGGGCCGGATCGCCATGAACGACCCCTCGAAGGTCGAAAGCCCGTAGAACACGGCCGCCGCCATCATGAAACGCAGCGTCGCGTCATCCCGTACCCGGTGCCAGGCGCCGTTGAGGGTCAGCAAGGCGTTGCCTGCGGAGGCCCAGGACGGCACCAGCAGCATGACCGAGAAGGTCATGCCAAGCGTCTGCACCCAATGCGGCAGGGCGGTGTAGTGCAGATGATGCGAGCCCGCCCACATGTAAAAGAAGGTGATGCCCCAGAAGCTCAGGATCGACAGCCGATAGGAAAAGATCGGACGCTTCGCCCGCACGGGCAGGTAGTAGTAGAGCATGCCGAGAAAGCCCGCCGTCAGGAAGAAGGCCACGGCGTTATGCCCGTACCACCACTGGACCATTGCGTCCTGAACCCCTGGCCAGATCGTGTAACTCTTGGCCTGTCCCCAAGAGATCGGGACGGCGAGGTTGTTCACGATGTGCAGGATCGCGACGACCAGGATGAAGGCCATGAAATACCAGTTTGCCACATAGATATGCGGCTCCTTCCGCCGGGCGATCGTCGCGATGTAGAGGACGAAGTAAGTCACCCAGACAATCACGAGCCACAGGTCGGCATACCATTCTGCTTCGGCGTACTCCTTCGACTGTGTCACGCCCAGCAGATATCCTGAAACGGCCAGTAAACAGAACAGGTTGAAGCCCAGCAGCACGAACCAGGGACTGAGCTGGCCAGCGAGGCGCGCGCGCGATGTCCGCTGGACAACGTGAAAGGAAGTCGCGATCAGAGCGTTGCCGCCAAAACCGAAAATCACTCCGGTCGTGTGGGTCGGGCGAAGCCGCCCAAAGGTGGACCATGCCGCGTCGAAGGCGAGATCCGGCCATGCGAGAAGGGCCGCCACCCAAACGCCCATGAACATTCCGAACACCGCCCAGGCCATCGACAGCACGATTCCGACCTTGATCGGATCGTCATAGTAGGCAGCGGTCCGATCATCCGTCGGCTCCGGGCCGTAAAAGGAAGCCATGACCAACCAGGCAAGGCCGCCGCCGAACACCATGACGATCACGCCATGCACGCCGAGAACGTCGGATCGGCCCACGACCGCCATGGCGAGACCAGCCAGTGCGACCGCGCCCGCAAGCATCAAGGCGTACTGCCGTTCTAAGGAGGTCAGGTTCGCCAGCATTCATCCTCCTCCTAGAGCAGATGCAGGGGCTTCCCCTTGCATTCGGTTCAGCTCAAGCGCTTCGAGGAGCTCTTTGCGGTTGCCCACAATATCGGCCAGGTTCACGCCGTCGAAGACCTCATGGAAAGCGTCGAGCGCCCGGCCGACGACACTTTTGAGCCTGCAAGAGGGCGTGATGGCACAGCCGCCGCCGGGACGCATGCATTCGGTGAGATCGAAACCGTCCTCCATCTGCCGCATGACATCACCCAAATTGATGTCCTCCGGCGGCCGCGCCAGCGCTATGCCTCCAGCCCGCCCGCGGGCGGTCGCAAGATAGCCAAGCCGCCCCAGCTTGAGCGCGACTTTCAAAAGGTGATTGCGCGAGATACCGTAGTCGGCCGCGACGTCCGTGACCCGGCACGACTTGCCGCGATGGATCGCCAGATACATCAGCATTCTAAGAGCGTAATCCGTCTGAAGTGTCAGGCGCATGCGGGCGGCTCCTCGTCAGTTGGGCAGTGGGCTGCCGAAACTAGGCGAATAGGCGCTGACAATGCGAATGCGCAGGATTGCGGGGGCGCTGTCCTGCCCCGATCGATATCTCGTACGCACCGTCGATGCGAGCCCTTTTGCGACCCGGTCATCCTGGTGCACCCGTTCCCGGCCGCTCCAGCCGGAAAAACATCGCAAGCCGTAAGCTGCGCGCAATTCTCTCCGCGCGGTCGACGAATATTCCGGCGATTTCTGGAGTGCATCGTTCGGCTGCGGCCTGCCTGAAATGGGCCAGCCAGATATCGAAATCCTCGTCTCGAACCTGGCTGAGCTTGACGTGGGCAGGCACGGGACGGCCGCTGTAGGCGCCGTTCTTGAGGACCACCGAGCACCAGAAATCGGTCATCTTTTCCAGGTGCGGTTCCCAGTCGCCTTTGATCTCCGACGCAAAAATCGGACCGAGACGACTGTCGGCACGTACGCGCGTATAGAAGTCTCGTACGAGTGCGCCGATGAACGCGCGGTCCACCAGGGGATCAGCCAGCGGCTGCTCGGGCTGAGGACGGGCGGCTTCCGGGCCGGTAGCAATCATATGCAATCACGCAAAGTGGTATCTTTGTAGCCACTTTTAAGACCTGATCGCCATGACTGCAAGCGTTCTGATGTCGCGGCTTGGGATCGACCTCGCTGATCGCCAAGTTGTTTGCTCTCGCGCAAAGTCGCTGGACTGTCCACGTGCTTCCATGGCGTTTTTGGAGACGCCGGAAGTGAAACCACCACTGACGATCGACGTGGAAATGACGGTCGACGAGATAATGCGGCGATGGCCTACGACGATACGAGTGTTCATTCTATACCGGATGATGTGCATCGGCTGCCCGATCGGCGTGTTCCACACCGTTCGGGACGCCTGCGAGGCCCACCATCTCGATGAGGATTCATTTACCGAGGACATCCTTACCGCGATGAAAGCCGACGCGGAGGCCAACATTGGTTCGGCATTCGAGAAAGCGAGACTTTCAAGTTCATGATTACATGCGGGAGAGTGCATAGGAAGTCGGGCAGCCCGGCGAGGTCATGGAAACAGCGGACGTCCCCTTGTTCAAAGCCCGAGCACTTCCTGCTTAACGGCGTAGGGGTCAATGTCATATTCCCACCGGCGCCGACACTAAGAAAAGCCTACTTGCTGCGTCGGTTTTCTGCCACAACCATGAGGCCGTGAGGGTTCGTTACAACGACTTGCTGGCGCCCCCCCTTCACGAGTCCTTGATCCTCCCAGGCACTTAGCAGCCTGCTTACCGTGTGCAGGGTAGTACCCGTCATCTCGGCGATGTCCTGCCTTGTGATGGGAAAGTCGATCTCGATGCCGTCGTCGGTTTTCTTACCGGACTGGCTGACGATGCGCAGCAGGGCATGCGCGATGCGTTGCTCCACCTGTTGGGTCGACATCTCCATGACCTGCGCCTGGGTCTCTTGCAGACGTGTCCCGATCGTCTGGTATGCGCTGGCTGCAACTGAAGGCATACGAGCTTGAAAGTCCGACCACGCGGCATTTGGCCATGTGAGAACAACGCAGTCGACAGCGGCAACC
Above is a genomic segment from Geminicoccaceae bacterium containing:
- a CDS encoding HAD family hydrolase, with product MSCCAPGLEVALEIGLARPFYDREIVLASRDIGKRLGCRDRVTPQLKRDAEVATWNSAGGRAQGCIEIMARLRPSASEAVGGMRRPEQSAAILSGDDTNVVAEAASSVEIDQATGGILTHDKVARLEFLASHGCEVIVVGDGLNDAPAREAADVSMAPSAAAHRERGSADLVFLDYSVENMPEVIMVGRMATRRGTQNIRLSFAHDELALAGYVTILVGAVAMLISSILVVANAPHRAGQSGAPSRGRTAWKSLRLSEAT
- a CDS encoding DUF2189 domain-containing protein; the protein is MGEADEGYWLLSETSGIGETRDPALQRNLPMLEGRRWLAAGWQDFWNGPSSSLAYGVGVFLLSFAFVWTLVGFGRDYILFPALAGFLIVAPFLAIGLYEKSRAIGEGRSITLGSMVRVRPRAGAQVFFTGLLLSLLMLLWTRAAVLLWSLFFGVTAFPGLGHVVGILLGTASGWAMLVIGTAIGGLFAAFAFSVSVFAVPMLLDRRIDALTAMATSMKLVWNNLPTMIGWGAMVLVLFAVCVATGLVGMILIFPLLGHATWHAYKAMARPEE
- the ccoP gene encoding cytochrome-c oxidase, cbb3-type subunit III, yielding MADVERDPVTGRETTGHEWNGIKELDTPIPRGVLMFLIVTHVWAIFWWFMVPAWPLGVTYTKGLLGIDQQTTVEARVIDGQQQRSGWTTRLESEPYDTILADEALMRTVRDTGRQLFGDNCAACHGRDGRGRANYPDLTDDDWLWGGGPELIEQTMRVGINTAHPESRVSQMPAFGRDEMLDREQVRSVATYVYSLTHPDYSTPENLDRINAGREVFVTTCAACHGENAQGDQEIGAPNLSDPYWVYGGDLDTIIASVHGGRQGHMPTWDERLTTAEMRTLAVYVHDLGTEQP
- a CDS encoding cbb3-type cytochrome c oxidase subunit 3, translating into MDFSHETLVAFSKSWGLFYMMAFFLCVCVYAFLPRNRKQFDRAKHSILERDDTPWRT
- the ccoO gene encoding cytochrome-c oxidase, cbb3-type subunit II, with product MSELFHRKLERSAIGFVIAIIAAASVGGIVEIAPLFTIDETVEEAPDMRLYTPLELAGRNIYVREGCYACHSQMIRTLRDEVERYGPYSLAVESRYDRPMLWGSKRTGPDLARVGGKYSDFWHVAHLNNPRDVVPESNMPAYRWLARTPLRMDDLPRHLAAQRALGVPYTGEMVENAARDAYGQATPDTDFASGVTERYGEDTTVSAFDGVTTQVTEMDALVAYLQVLGRLTDAAYQNTAATEQPPEPED
- the ccoN gene encoding cytochrome-c oxidase, cbb3-type subunit I, whose amino-acid sequence is MLANLTSLERQYALMLAGAVALAGLAMAVVGRSDVLGVHGVIVMVFGGGLAWLVMASFYGPEPTDDRTAAYYDDPIKVGIVLSMAWAVFGMFMGVWVAALLAWPDLAFDAAWSTFGRLRPTHTTGVIFGFGGNALIATSFHVVQRTSRARLAGQLSPWFVLLGFNLFCLLAVSGYLLGVTQSKEYAEAEWYADLWLVIVWVTYFVLYIATIARRKEPHIYVANWYFMAFILVVAILHIVNNLAVPISWGQAKSYTIWPGVQDAMVQWWYGHNAVAFFLTAGFLGMLYYYLPVRAKRPIFSYRLSILSFWGITFFYMWAGSHHLHYTALPHWVQTLGMTFSVMLLVPSWASAGNALLTLNGAWHRVRDDATLRFMMAAAVFYGLSTFEGSFMAIRPVNALSHYTDWTVGHVHAGALGWVALITFGSLYTLVPSLWKRERMYSATLVEVHFWLAIAGTVIYVFAMWNSGIIQGLMWRTYTQEGALAYSFVDSLVAMYPYYIARAFGGLLFLIGAIVGCYNIWMTVRAAPLAALRSDAPVQPAAVPGE
- a CDS encoding Rrf2 family transcriptional regulator translates to MRLTLQTDYALRMLMYLAIHRGKSCRVTDVAADYGISRNHLLKVALKLGRLGYLATARGRAGGIALARPPEDINLGDVMRQMEDGFDLTECMRPGGGCAITPSCRLKSVVGRALDAFHEVFDGVNLADIVGNRKELLEALELNRMQGEAPASALGGG
- a CDS encoding group III truncated hemoglobin, which produces MIATGPEAARPQPEQPLADPLVDRAFIGALVRDFYTRVRADSRLGPIFASEIKGDWEPHLEKMTDFWCSVVLKNGAYSGRPVPAHVKLSQVRDEDFDIWLAHFRQAAAERCTPEIAGIFVDRAERIARSLRLAMFFRLERPGTGAPG
- a CDS encoding DUF1858 domain-containing protein, with the protein product MKPPLTIDVEMTVDEIMRRWPTTIRVFILYRMMCIGCPIGVFHTVRDACEAHHLDEDSFTEDILTAMKADAEANIGSAFEKARLSSS
- a CDS encoding Crp/Fnr family transcriptional regulator, which encodes MALDRHLIARLPAFAGLEGGELDIVLARARSSRFPKDSEIFSQGEEAASFFLLLAGHIRVVRTSPAGHQVIARYINEGELFGIAVAIGRTTYPASAVAAVDCVVLTWPNAAWSDFQARMPSVAASAYQTIGTRLQETQAQVMEMSTQQVEQRIAHALLRIVSQSGKKTDDGIEIDFPITRQDIAEMTGTTLHTVSRLLSAWEDQGLVKGGRQQVVVTNPHGLMVVAENRRSK